The Candidatus Tumulicola sp. region GACTTGTAGAAGCCCCTATCGGACGGGTGCGGCGGAATCGGCCCCCACGTAAGTAATTTTCAGAAGATGTAAGTCCAAAGCATCTAGTCCAGTGTATCGAACGATTAGCAAAAAGGATCGGTTGCGCGTCTTTCCTACCTTCGGAATCAAGACTCCATAAGCGAAGACCGGTTGGCGTTGCGTCTAACCATTTACCACGGTGCCGCCGTTAACGTGGATGGTCTGGCCAGAAATGTATGAGGCATCATCCGAAGCAAGGAAAATGACGGCGGCCGCTACTTCGTAGGGCTGTCCGGGCCGCTTCATCGGTGTATCGGCGCCGAAAGTTTCGACCTTTTCGGGTTTAAACGTAGCCGCAATCAGGGGCGTCCAAATCGGCCCGGGCGCTACCGCGTTCACTCGGATTCCGCGCTCAACAATCGCGTTAGACAGTGCGCGGGTGAAGGAAACCAAGGCACCCTTAGTCGCCGAATAATCGAGCAGGCTCGGATTGCCCTCGTAAGCGGTAATCGAGGCGATATTAATTATCGAGGAGCCACTGCCGAGGTGCTTTAACGCTTCTTCTACAGTGAAGAACTGCGAGAAGACATTAGTCCGGAACGTCTTCTCGACCTGTTCGGCGGAGATATCCTCGGGACGCTCCGTCGGATGCTGCTCGCCTGCGGCGTTTACCAGGACATCGAGCCTGCCGAAACGCTCGACAGTCCTCCTGATAAAGCCTCGTGCAACGCTTTCCTTGCCGATGTCGCCGCTCAGCAACTCGCACTTCCGGCCCTTTCCTTCAACGAGGCGACGAGTTTCCTCGGCATCCTCATCCTCGTCCAAATAGGCAATGGCGACGTCGGCACCTTCCTTCGCCGCGAGGACTGCCACCGCTCGGCCGATGCCGCTGTCGCCACCGGTTACCAAAACGACCCGATCCTTCAGCCGATTCGAACCGGGCGTCTTCGAGTCGGTCTGAGGTTGCGGCCGCAACTCATCCTGACGCCCCGGCTGATGATCCTGAGACTGAGGTGGCAAAGTCTTCGTCTCGCTCATTGGTGTGGTGTACCCGAATGGGACGGCCATCACTCCAAAATGGTGTGTTGAGAGGAGAAGAAGCAATCGGTTCGTTTTGGTAACGCCCCGCTCGCAGTAGCTTGGCCAATCAGACGGGTCTCTGACAGTTTCCGCTGCGGCCGCGTGCGAAGGGACACAGCCCCTCGACGTCATCTCGACTAACGGCTAGGAGCCACCGGCGATTTTGCTCCCGATCGAGAGTTCAGTCGCGCAGTGGTTCATAGCCGGTGGAAGCGAGATAGCCTTGCCGTATTTAGTGATCTTGCACGCCCGCTAGCTGGCAGGACGCTGCATCAAAGCATTTCTAGCCCCTGCTTTGTTTCGGCGGCCTTTGGAGGATCGCAACAGCTTCTACCGCTGCGAGCCACGGTCCGGTCCTTAATCAGGGGTCTCGCGAATGACACGAAATTCACATTGCACCACGCTCGACAATCGACGGTTAGCAGTTAGGGCGCTCCCGTTGAAAACGCGACGGGCAACTCCACTCGTACAACGTTGCCATCTTCGTTTCGTGAGACACTGACTTCGCGGCTCAATCGTGAGATGATGTAGAGGCCTCGGCCCCCTTCGCTATTCGGAGGCGGCAGCTTCGGAGCAAAATGAAAAGGGGCGCCGGTATCGATTACCTGTAGGGTTACACTGCCTCGTTCGTTGCCCCATATGCTTATTTGAATTGGACCGGCCGCATGGCGAATCACATTAGCGATCAACTCTGCAAATATGATGAGCGCGCTGTCATAATCCGAATCCGGAGTACACGCCGCACGTAGAAATTCTAGGTAGCCCTTTCGCTCTATCAGTGCCTCTTTGGCTTCGTCGGCTTGAAACTCCCAGTCAGGCGCGAGCATCTGTTTTCCCATCTGTGAAAGATTCGGTCAACATCCGCCTCCGCGAATCGACCGTGCTACAGCTCTACCCAACAAACGTGAACTACTCATCAGACTACTAGGGGTTCGATCGGACATTTTCAATCACGAACACTCGATCGAGTTCCAGCAAACCAAGCATTCTGGCAACACTGGGTGCGACGTTTTGTAGTCTAAGATTGGTATCGGGAATCTGTTCGCGCCACGAACGGAGCTGTACGATCAGTACACCGACACATGAGCAATCGATAAAATCGGTCATTGCAAGATCGAGTACTACGTCGCTGTGTGGCTCGGTTTGTTTGAGTTCCGCTCGCAGGTCGTCTTTGCAAGCGATATCGTAATAGCTACTTTTGAGCTGTAGCGGGTTTTCCATGGCGTGTAAGTGGCCCCCTTCGATCGATTGACTCCCCCATGATACTGTACGAACCGCCGGCTTTCTGCATAAAACCGAGCAGAACGAGTACGGCGTTCAAAGAAGGCGAGCGAGAGCTTTTTCGCTGTTGATAGCCGGTTTGCAGACTTGAAGTCCAAGCGCGCCATTGACGCAGTTGGCACCGCATCCAGGGTGGATTTCAGACCTATGCTATCAGGGTACGCGGTCCGCACCGGCGCATCTGGCCAAGTGCTCGCAGGCTGGAGGTTTCGAGGCAAGCATACGGCTGACCAATGTTCACAATAATGTGTGACACATTCGGACATTAGAACTTTTTTTGTGACAGGGTGAACCGCTGTTTGAACGCGAAAAACCAACTACTCGACGCATCAGTCCAGCGAGGTCGCGGTCTCAGCATGGAGCAGCCGTCGGACCTTACCGAGCACCTGGTTTCAGCCGACGTGCTATGGAGCAGGCAAGAACGGACTCGGCAGTGTCTCCAGAATCAGAGAGTATCACAACGGGCAATCTGTTTCTCGATCAGCTGCCTCGGAATGTTATTGAAGCCGTTATGCTATCGTTGAAGTCCGTATCGCTCAAACGCGGTGAGACTATCTTCGAGCCCAACAAGCCTTTTGAAAAGTTATATTTCCGACCGGTAGTATTGTCTCGGTCGTCCTAGAGATGCTCGACGACGAAACCGCCGAAGTGGGCCTTGTCGGCCGCGTGGGAATGACTGGGTTGTCGATCGCTTTAGGGCAATCCGCTGCGCAGCAACCGGCAATCATACAAGTACCCGGCGAGGCACAATGTTTGGCGGTAACCGACCTCCGAAATGCCCTCGAATCGCAGCCGGAGCTGACGGCTGCCGCGCTTCGGTACGCGCAGGCGACCATAAACACAAGCACCTGTTTGTCGGCCTGTAACGAATTGGACGCAACCAATGAGCGTTGCGCCCGCTGGCTCCTCATGGCGTACGACCGAGTGAACGATGATGTGATACTCCCGACGCAAGAATTTCTGAGTCAAATGTTCGGCGTGCAAAGGACGGGCGTGAACGTTGCGGCAGCGCACTGCGAGAGGTCGGCTTCATTTCCTAGCCTCGCGGTCACATCACCGTTGGTCAGCGTTGCGGCCTGGAATCGGCCGCGCGCGAGTGCTACGACAACATCACCAAGCATAGCGAAGCGTGATGGAGTATTCCAGAAAGAAGACAAGCTGGCACTCCGCACATCGCACTGAACGCCGCTTCCAGACAGGCACACGCCAAGGTCCAGTAGATGCCTTACAGCCACGCGGCGCATCGCAGTCACGAGAACGCGCCAGCGAACGGCGCAGCATCAGCCGTGTGAAAGCAGATCTGCGAACTATCTAGAGATGCAGCGAAGTTTAACGGAGCTTCGTTTAGTCACACAATGCAGAGGGCAACGCAATGGAAGCGCGTCAAACGTCGCCGCGTGTTTCTAACGTTAAGGAGCAGTGATGAATAGCTTACGACAAACCTCCCTCGCAGTGTTCGCCTTTGCCGGTGCTTTAGCAGGCTGCGCCGGGAGCAGCCACAGCGATTTGAACCCGTCTGCTGCAGGACCAGCAAATCGGTCGACGACGCAAGCGCTGAGCCAACCGGATCTCGGCGGCCGCTGTTCAGACGACAACGGCGTACGCGTTAAACCGTGTAATGTCCAGCTGACGCTCTCGAATCCAACGCAGACGGTGACCGCAAAAGGCGGCATGAACGGCAGCTTTACCGTGCGCGATATGAAATGCACGAGAAATGGTGTGGCTGAAATTGCAGGCTCCGGTGATACCTACCAGGTCACGGCCGGTACGACTTCGGGCACGTGCTTTGCCATCTTCGTCGACCGCAAAGGTAACGGTAACCGCGTCGGAAAGGCACGCTTGACGATCTCTAACAAACTATAGAATGGAGCGTTGGCGGCTCGCGCCGGGATCGGGCCGCCATTACGCGCCGATAATAGATCGCATACGGGTTAAACTCGAGCGTATTCGAGTTTTCACGGTACCGAGCGGGATGTTCCAACGTGCGGCTATATTCGCGTGCGAGCGCCTGTGGATAAATGACTCGCGGAGTAAAGTTCGATTTTCTTTAGGGAGGCCGTCTAGCGCATGCCATACGATCGCGCCTTCAATGTTGCGTAGAGCTACTTGCTCGGCACTTTCCGCGACGCGCCCATCGAGGCCGCTCCGGTGTTGTCGATGCGATGCCCTACGGCGAACTGCGTCGATTGCCGCATTTTTCGTGGCCACGACGATCCACTTTTTGCCGCATGCGGCATCGTGCATGGACGTTCGCAAAGCCCACGCCTTGCAAAATACCGTTTGCACCACATCCTGAGCTTCGTGAAGGTCGTTGGTAATATCTAGGGCCGTTACGTACGACAGTGCATAATGACAAAGATAAAATCGATTGAAATCGAAATCGTCCATCAACAACGGCCTCCAACCGTTTTCTGTTCTTCCGTCGCGTCCGTGTGACTAAACGCGATGATATGATGGAGGTCGATTTAGTGTGCGAGAAGAGGTTGAAGCAGTAACATCGCGTCGAAAGCGATGCATAGACTGCCGGCTACACAAGCTCCTACGAACAATGGCCGCATCAACGCAATGTTTCGATCTCGATGTACGCGGCGGTACTCTAGCAACATCGGAACGACGACCGCTGGTAGAATGAGAGCGAGGCCGATCTGTGACCAGATCAAAAGGTCCGTCGCATGCACGCCGCCGACCATAAGGCCGGCGGCCGGCACGATTGTAGCGAATCGCCGGACAAGCGGAGGTACTCGCCATGGCGCTAGCGCCCGAAACACATAATTTCCCGCGACGGTGGCAGTAGCGGAAGCAGCTATACCGCTAGCTATCAGTCCTCCGCCAAAAATTAGTGCGATCGAACCACCTTGAGCTAGCTGCAGCCCGTGAAATGCGGCTTCAATGGAGCCGTTGTGACCCATTAGCGAGCCACCGACTACAAGGATGGCGCCGTTCACAAACGTGGCAAGACCGAGAGCGATCCATGTTTCCTTCGAGAAGATGGCGGTTTGGCGGACTCGCTGGGCTTGTTCGGTCGCCGCATTCTTTAGCACCAGAGACGAGTGCAAGAATAGATTGTGCGGCATTACTGTGGCTCCGATGATTCCAACAATCAAAGGTATGGCACCCAGCTTCGAAATTGTCGGCATAAGACCGCCGACTATTGTGGGCAGAGCCGGACGCAAGATAACGAGCTGATATGCGAAAAGCAGGGCGATAAAGCCCAACACTAGGGCCATTGCCGCTTCCAGCTGCCGGCTTTCACGGCGCCCGAACATCAACAAGCCGAAGACCGCCAACACACCGGCGGCAACGCTAGCCTTCATACTCCAGTGCAATAGCAGTTGCAGACCGAGGACGACTCCGCCAAACTCGGCGAGATCCGTTGCGACGGCTGCGCCCTGAAACACACACCAAAAGGACGTCGCAAGTTTGGGCCATCGTTGAGCCATCGCGGTCGCTAGGTCGACGCCGGTGAGCGTCGCAAGCCGTACAACCGAGATTTGCAAGGCCGTCGCCATGAGGTTCGCCAGAAGGACGACCCATAGGAGAGTAAAACCGAAGGAGCCCGCGGCAATATCGGTCGCCCAGTTGCCGGGGTCGATGTAGCCAATGCTAATGGCGAATGCAGGTCCGACTATGCCGAGCCACGGCAAGCTCGGCAGCGAAGCGTCACGCCGGCCTGGCCGGCGCGGCAGGGCACGAAAGCGCCCGGCCGTTAGCTCAAAGCCGCAAACCGTCACGAGCGCTCACTCGCGCCGGATCGCTGATTATTGAATGTTGCCATTAATTCCATTTGGAAAAAACGGTTTAGCGATGGCGATTACTTCGCTGAATGTCCGAATCTGCGACAGACCGTCCTGATTGACATCGAAGTATAGGTGCCCTGACGGTGGCGGCAGTTTGTCTTTCTTGTCGAGGCGCCCCGGCGGATTGGTGGAGACATGCATCTGCGCAATCATGGTCCGGATGCTGCCCGTGTGCTGCGCCTCCGTTGCTAGGATACGCGCGGCCGCCCCTAGGATTTCCTTCGAACTTATCAGCGGCGCCGCTCCGCCGTATGCGCTGACGCCTGTATCTTCGAACGCGCGGGCTAAAACGAGAAATTGCATCGAATTCGCAAACCCGATTCCGAGCGCATCGAGATTTATGGCGGGCTTGGCGATCGCCTTATTGCCGAGAACGCTACGCAAGAATTCTACGTGTGTAAGTTCGTCGTTGGCAATCTGATCTGAGACGCCGGCTTCAGTCTTATCGCTAATGTCGACTTTCTTGCCGCCCGTAGTTGGCCCGCGATTGCCCACGCCATTTACTTTGACACCCATTTGCTCGATAGTTTTTCCGTGGACCGCTACGTTGTAGAATTCGGCCTCAAGGTATTCTAAATTAAGAGCAAAGTTGACGATATCGATGTCGCTATATTTACCATCCGGGCCGATGCCCAGACTGTCGCTTCCCGCACCGCCGCCGGCACCGAGTACGGCCGGCGTGATATTACTGCTACAAGCGGCTCCGAGTAGCGCACTTGTCACAACTAAACCCGACAGCATCGACGTGCGCGAAATACGTCTAGCGGCGAGCTTAAAAGGATCGTACGGATGTGCGTTCTCAGCGGTATCGGGACCGCTGGTGTTGCGATCGACCGCGTCTGATTCCGATGGCAGTTTCACAAACAATTCCTCCGCGATGCGCATGTGGCGTCATCAGCTTGGTGCGTTGATTCATATCGGACGCACGTCAGACCCATTTGGATTGTCTGTTGAAGAAGATTTTGCCAAAAAGTTCATCGAGCGCGGGACGCGCTGAAAGTTAACTGCTGCGCGCGTAAGCGAGGATCAGCAGAGGGGACAGCCGATCGCTCCTACGCCGGCACCGCTGGCAAGTGAAGTAAGTTGAACGCTTTGGCCGTTCCCTTGAAACGCAGATATGCGATCATCTACTCCGTAAGTGAAAAGGATTCGGTCGAGATGCGCCTCTGCAAAACGACCGTAACTAAACGTCTACCCCCGCAAACAAGAACTATACGCGTACAGAGACTAGCCGCCAGATCGAAGCTTTCGATCACGAATAATCGATCGAGCTCCAGCAAACTAAGCATTCTGGCAATACTCGGCGCGACATTTTGTAATCCGAGCTTGGTGTCAGCGATTTGTTCTCGCCAGGCGCGAAGCTGCGCAATCAGTACACCAAGACACGAGCAATCGATAAACTCGCTCGCCATAAGATCGAGTACGACGTCGCTCTGCGGCTCAGTTTGCCTAAGTTCCGCTCGTATGTCGTACTTGCGAGCGATATCGTAATCGCCACCTTTGAGTAGTAGGGGCTGGAGTCAT contains the following coding sequences:
- a CDS encoding Nramp family divalent metal transporter, with the protein product MTVCGFELTAGRFRALPRRPGRRDASLPSLPWLGIVGPAFAISIGYIDPGNWATDIAAGSFGFTLLWVVLLANLMATALQISVVRLATLTGVDLATAMAQRWPKLATSFWCVFQGAAVATDLAEFGGVVLGLQLLLHWSMKASVAAGVLAVFGLLMFGRRESRQLEAAMALVLGFIALLFAYQLVILRPALPTIVGGLMPTISKLGAIPLIVGIIGATVMPHNLFLHSSLVLKNAATEQAQRVRQTAIFSKETWIALGLATFVNGAILVVGGSLMGHNGSIEAAFHGLQLAQGGSIALIFGGGLIASGIAASATATVAGNYVFRALAPWRVPPLVRRFATIVPAAGLMVGGVHATDLLIWSQIGLALILPAVVVPMLLEYRRVHRDRNIALMRPLFVGACVAGSLCIAFDAMLLLQPLLAH
- a CDS encoding sigma-70 family RNA polymerase sigma factor, which encodes MDDFDFNRFYLCHYALSYVTALDITNDLHEAQDVVQTVFCKAWALRTSMHDAACGKKWIVVATKNAAIDAVRRRASHRQHRSGLDGRVAESAEQVALRNIEGAIVWHALDGLPKENRTLLRESFIHRRSHANIAARWNIPLGTVKTRIRSSLTRMRSIIGA
- a CDS encoding STAS domain-containing protein — its product is MENPLQLKSSYYDIACKDDLRAELKQTEPHSDVVLDLAMTDFIDCSCVGVLIVQLRSWREQIPDTNLRLQNVAPSVARMLGLLELDRVFVIENVRSNP
- a CDS encoding glucose 1-dehydrogenase, which encodes MSETKTLPPQSQDHQPGRQDELRPQPQTDSKTPGSNRLKDRVVLVTGGDSGIGRAVAVLAAKEGADVAIAYLDEDEDAEETRRLVEGKGRKCELLSGDIGKESVARGFIRRTVERFGRLDVLVNAAGEQHPTERPEDISAEQVEKTFRTNVFSQFFTVEEALKHLGSGSSIINIASITAYEGNPSLLDYSATKGALVSFTRALSNAIVERGIRVNAVAPGPIWTPLIAATFKPEKVETFGADTPMKRPGQPYEVAAAVIFLASDDASYISGQTIHVNGGTVVNG
- a CDS encoding ferritin-like domain-containing protein; translated protein: MKLPSESDAVDRNTSGPDTAENAHPYDPFKLAARRISRTSMLSGLVVTSALLGAACSSNITPAVLGAGGGAGSDSLGIGPDGKYSDIDIVNFALNLEYLEAEFYNVAVHGKTIEQMGVKVNGVGNRGPTTGGKKVDISDKTEAGVSDQIANDELTHVEFLRSVLGNKAIAKPAINLDALGIGFANSMQFLVLARAFEDTGVSAYGGAAPLISSKEILGAAARILATEAQHTGSIRTMIAQMHVSTNPPGRLDKKDKLPPPSGHLYFDVNQDGLSQIRTFSEVIAIAKPFFPNGINGNIQ
- a CDS encoding ATP-binding protein encodes the protein MGKQMLAPDWEFQADEAKEALIERKGYLEFLRAACTPDSDYDSALIIFAELIANVIRHAAGPIQISIWGNERGSVTLQVIDTGAPFHFAPKLPPPNSEGGRGLYIISRLSREVSVSRNEDGNVVRVELPVAFSTGAP